The proteins below come from a single Synechococcus sp. WH 8101 genomic window:
- a CDS encoding Photosystem I reaction center subunit III, which translates to MRRLFALALSALLIVGFAPVAKADVAGLTPCAESARFQQRAAAATTPQAKARFEMYSEAVCGDDGLPHLIVDGRWSHAGDFVYPGLMFLYVAGCIGWAGREYLKATRGTKEQYSKEIQIDLPLALKSCIAAATWPLAAFGEFTSGKLLESDNKITVSPR; encoded by the coding sequence ATGCGTCGTCTCTTCGCCCTTGCGCTTTCGGCCCTGCTCATCGTCGGCTTCGCTCCCGTTGCCAAAGCGGACGTGGCCGGCCTGACCCCCTGCGCTGAAAGTGCTCGCTTTCAGCAGCGTGCCGCTGCTGCCACCACACCTCAGGCCAAAGCGCGTTTCGAGATGTACAGCGAAGCTGTGTGTGGCGACGACGGTCTGCCCCACCTGATCGTGGATGGTCGCTGGAGCCATGCCGGTGATTTCGTGTATCCCGGTCTGATGTTCCTCTATGTGGCTGGTTGCATTGGCTGGGCCGGTCGTGAGTACCTCAAGGCCACCCGCGGCACCAAAGAGCAATACTCCAAGGAAATTCAGATCGATCTCCCCCTCGCCCTGAAGAGCTGCATCGCAGCAGCCACCTGGCCCCTGGCAGCATTCGGTGAATTCACGAGCGGCAAGCTTCTTGAGAGCGACAACAAAATCACCGTGTCGCCTCGCTGA
- the psaJ gene encoding photosystem I reaction center subunit IX, giving the protein MQKFLTTAPVVAAIWFTLTAGILIEWNRFFPDLLFHPMG; this is encoded by the coding sequence ATGCAGAAATTCCTAACTACCGCCCCTGTGGTTGCCGCGATCTGGTTCACCCTCACCGCCGGCATTCTCATCGAGTGGAATCGTTTTTTCCCCGATCTGCTCTTTCACCCGATGGGTTGA
- the gmk gene encoding guanylate kinase, with amino-acid sequence MGSSPATAGLTVLTGPSGVGKGTLVARLLERHPRVWLSVSATTRAPRAGERDGEHYFFHGRDQFDALVRQGGLLEWAEFAGNCYGTPRQPVQERLAADTPVLLEIELEGARQVRRTFPTAKQIFLAPPSVEELERRIRGRGTDAEAAIQRRLERARIELAAQSEFDAVVINDHLDRALAEVEHLMGLAA; translated from the coding sequence ATGGGTTCTTCCCCAGCCACCGCCGGACTCACGGTGCTCACCGGCCCAAGCGGTGTGGGCAAAGGCACGCTGGTGGCCCGACTGCTGGAGCGCCATCCCAGGGTCTGGCTCTCGGTGTCTGCTACGACCCGTGCCCCCCGCGCCGGGGAGAGAGACGGAGAGCATTACTTCTTTCACGGTCGCGATCAGTTCGACGCCCTGGTGCGGCAAGGGGGTCTGCTCGAGTGGGCTGAATTCGCCGGTAACTGCTACGGCACGCCGCGGCAGCCCGTGCAGGAGCGTCTCGCCGCTGACACGCCGGTGTTGCTGGAGATCGAGCTTGAAGGTGCCCGTCAGGTGCGTCGCACTTTCCCCACGGCGAAGCAGATTTTCCTGGCGCCGCCCAGTGTTGAGGAGTTGGAGCGTCGGATCCGTGGCCGGGGCACGGATGCAGAGGCGGCGATTCAGCGTCGTCTCGAGCGGGCGCGCATCGAGCTGGCGGCCCAGTCGGAATTCGACGCTGTGGTGATCAATGATCATCTCGATCGCGCCCTCGCCGAGGTGGAGCACTTGATGGGTCTGGCGGCCTGA